The nucleotide window AATCAGGGGCTCCATAACAATTTAATGAATAATAGAGTCTGTTGGTGAGGACAGAAGTTAGCCAACTGAAAATGTGGGCAGGGAGGCATTGTAACTAAAGGGACTGTCATGCTAGAAGGGTGTTTTTTGTTCTGATTAAATTAATTAAGTATGGTCATAACATATACAATGTGAGTGTGTTTGGGAGATAGGGGAAAGCAGTTTCAGAAAGTtaagcaggggccagatcatgaaaTATCTTAATGTCACTGAACAGTTTTATGCAGGGAAGTAATATTCTCATTCATATACGAAAAATGGGCAAGACAGGGTAAGACAAAGATGATGGTTAGGAGGGTAACAGAATAATTCAAGCATGAATCTTGgcttaaattaaaattaacagCCAACTGGTTGGATAGAAGTACACAGATTCAAtagatcagaatttttaagaactGATAATTGGCTATATGAAGTAATGGAGAGCTGGGTTAAAAATGATATCTAAGTTTTTAGCTTCAGTGAGGGGGTTGATACGACTGGGTCCAGTTTTGAACATTGTGAATTTTAGGAACGTGTGAGAAATCAGATAGACAAGTCCAGAGACAGGgcacaaaatgtaaaataattcattCTATATATATTACCTGTTGTTACCTTGGCACTCTTTTAACTCAAAAAATTCTAtaatcaaataagtttgggaaatgctgagttAAACTAAGTTAGTATAGGATATCTCAGAAAGCAGTAATGTGCAACATGAATTTCCAAGAAGGGATTCTGTAGTATGCAGGGTTTTCCAGACattttcaccacttttattctgAAGCACATTTAGAAGAACCAATGCCCCAGAGAACACACACTGGGAAACACTGCTTTATCATATAAAGAACGGTGGCACgtgagatgaggaaattaaatttCTTCACTGCACATCAGAATTACTGCAATttgtagagagagagaatttcagtGCCACTTCTACTTTTTGTTTTAGGAACATAACATGATATAATCCCACAAGCTATTTTCTGCCATTACCTTGATTAAACAGCCATCATTGCAATGCCATACTATTCCTTCAATTTTACCCTCTCTGCAACCTTCAAACCAGGACAACAGATCATTGTGCTTCAAGGAAGGCAGATTCCTTATTTGAAATGCTCCATGTGGTATAAGAAGATGTAATGGATGCTTCTTGCTTCCTAACCCTAAATGGTAAAAATCTGCCATTAGCCATACAaaggtttcaaaaaaaaaatgagcatgtTAACCTCTCCAAATAAAAAAGCctttaaaaacatttagaaataaatttaccaAAAAGTTTAGTTGATTTCCTTGAAGACAGATACATACACTACAAGTGCTCTCACTCAAAAGGGCACCTTATCCCATGAAATCGAAATTCCACCTTCATGTACTGTacaccaggggttggcaaactgacctgcaggccaaatccagccagaTGCCTGTTTTTGTCAAGAGTTTCAATGGAACACAGCTACAGCCAATCATTTAAGTACTGTCTGTGGCCCGTTTCAGGGGTATGGCCCACAAAAGCTACATGTTTACTGTCTGGCCTTTAACAGAAAAAGTCTGCTGACCCCTGCTGTACACCATTAGCCACATTCAATTATCATTCACTGTTTGCCAAACAGCCACGCCATATTTGATACCTTGAATAATTACTACCTTTGCTGCCTTCCACTGGCCAATCAGTCTGCTGATTGCTAGACAGGATTTCGCTATTCCAGCTTTAATGTCCTTGGGTCTGTCCTCCCCCGTCAACAATGTACTCCATAGTGCCCTCAGGACTGGAACTCAATTCATCAGGGTATATATTTTGATGCTTGATGTGCTACTCATTGCCAATTCTTTATTTACTTTACTCTTAACTATTAATTTATGCTAAACTAATTACATAGCCATGAAAAGCACATCATGATTTTCAGTCAGCTCAGTTCATCTAAATTTTTTCATGCAATGAAAAGTTACACTTGAGTAATTAGCTTTCATACATAGTTCTATGACATTATTACAGGAAAGAATGAGAGGCTAAAACCAACCTTTTGGATTAATAAAATGGTTAGAGTCATGTATGAATTTCACCATGGAcaataaaattaacagaaatgGCTATAATCCCAGGAAGCTATTTAACTCAATATTAGTCATTTCTTTcgagtgtgtgtttttttaagttaaaCCTAGGAAGTTCTCTTTATAAGTGACAGTTACTGTAACTGAACAGGAAGAAAGCTTTACTCACCATAGGGGTTTCCATTAATATTTGTTCCTATAAGCTCCAATGTTTGCTCTAAGAGATCTGACAGTGGCACTGTGCTAATTTCCAAAAGACCAGGATCATCAGGATGATGCTTCAGTACCAGGGCAAGTTCAAATTCATAATTAACTACAGAGGAATGCCAGCAAtactgtttattatttttctctactgGTACCCAACctatcatttaaagaaaaaagtggtTTTTATTACCTTGTTTTCCTTTGGATTAAGACTTGAAGTAATCTTATTTTTGTTGTAAATTTTCGTTATTTTATGTTCTATCACACACAGATATCACTTTTAAAATCAGTGGAAACAAGTTTTACtactttttaaatgataatcatttttctaaatcatcaggtttcattttttattctgttgaggAATTAACCTCTTTGATTATTCACCAGAGCATCTGCATTCTTTTACCAGAAAATTCACCTTTTCAGTAAGAACTGAGTACCATTCTAAGACATGGCATTAAAACCTTTTTTTATTAAGTTTTGTCTCTACCTTCTCTCCAGTTTCAGGGACAACAGACATATGCAGTAAGTGTTCCACAATTTACTGTATTGTTCCAATACTTATTGAACAATGTATTGATtccacatttattgaatgttattGCTATTACCCTCCTAACTTTTATTGCCAGAATAGGCTTCCTCATTGTGGAGcattctttacaaaaaaaaaaaaaagacaaactaggGCATATATGTCATTGTGACCATCATAACTTTAGCCTTCATTACTCACTCAGATTACTGTAATAACCTCTTTGCTCGTCTACTAGCCTCCAGTGAAACCCACCCCATTTTCATTATAGTTTTacttcaaaaatttaaatttagttcTGCTGTGCCCCTGCTTAATAATCATCTTCAGAATAAACCTGAAACACCTTTAGATGGAATACAAACTCCTTTCAGATCTGAGCCCATTCCATATCTCCAGCCTCAACTTTTATAATCTCCTTAAACGTCATACACCCTAAACATTCCAGCCACAATGAAGTGTTGTATAAAATCTCTAAAAGACGCCAAGATCTCTCCTCTTTGTGGGAGTTTGCCTAAGCTGATCTTCCCCTCTTCCTAACCAGCTAAGTTCCTGGTTCTTAAGCCTCAGTACAGATGTCTACTCCCCTTAGAAGCCTCCTCTAACAACCAGAGGTTGAACTAGgaattcttcctcttttctctgacTGTACCCTGtgcattctttcctttttgttcttaAATCTACTATTATTGATGGATTTCCTCTGATCTCTAAAAGATCATTGAGGATAAGGGTTCTGATCTTCATTTCTGGATTACTGGAACCTAAGAGTACTTTGCACATTATAGGTACTCAAGACACACCTGTCAAACTGAACTTTAATCTGGGGTATCTTTCTACTCGGCACACTTTTGCAAAAATTTTCCCATCCCCAGAAAAACTACTTGTGAGACACCTATTTTCGCCTCCCTTTATTGAGATATTCTTCTAAGATTTTTgcaaaaaatatacacatatacccTTTGTTAACACCACTCTAAAAGGTAAAGGCTTCTTAATATCTCATTTTAGACTAGATCAGAGTGCCTAGCCTGACAACAGCTTCAAGGCTATTCCCACTCAATACTTTATTTTTACAGACTATAGGTAGTAAACTGCCCATCCTAGAAAAGATTCTCAATCTGAGAGGATATTCTTGATATGAAACATCTTTAGTATAAATTGTTCAACGTAACATAAATTAGACTCAGAAATTTTATGCTATACAGATAAATACTATGAAGAACCATAAAATTAAATTCTGTAATTTCTGACTGAATGGATCTTTCATTCTTCATACTGGTAAACACAAAACTGCATTTTAGAAGAGATTTCATAATACCAGGAATGTGTCCATTTTCGTCAGGCATTGGATTCCCATTTAATTGTTCTATTTCCTTCGCTGGTATCCAGCACTCTGGAACAGGTTTGAAGTCCTCCTCAACATtccaaaaaaattctaaaagagtTAGATAATCTTAAATGTggtgatactttaaaaaatatactgaacAAATTCCAAGTGGGAACAGCTAATAAACCCCTAATATCAGGTGTCATATAATTACTCTCCATTCATTATCTccacaatgtgactatatttctCAGGGTTAGGGTACTAACATTTTATGAACACATTACCACTTGTAAATAGTGGATAACAGCGTAAAGCAGCCAATGTTCCCGAATGTGTAGATTTATGATGAATTTTTAATGCactgaatacatatatataaagattATATATATGAGTAAATACACAATGATGAGTGTATATATCTACTTATATAACAGTGGCATTTtaacataataattaaaaatattaataatcctTTGAGATTTGTGCCTGATTTACAAAATTACATGTTTGTCCCTTAGGTAGACAAAATCAAAATGTCACTCATAATCTATATATAATAGTTTGTATGTGTTAGTAAAATCGACATACTATAAAGAAGAGTCACAAATGTCAGgaaaacatataaaatagttTTCAAGAATATTCTTTTACATATAAAGATATTcaattataattttcttcttttcccaaaGTGCTTAAATTGTACAGAAGGATATAATGTATAGAAATATCATAGCAAAAAGTCACAAATTTCAGCTATTTAAATCAtgaaaagctaaagaaaaaaaaaagacccactcaccttttgagttttgttttgaatgtagaaaatttttaaatcttttctcagCTAGTTTGTTAGGTTTTCTGTCTAGCCGAGCCCAAAGGTACGGCTgacctaaaaaaataataaaaggaaaagaaagtattaAGAGGTAAACAAAACTTACGTTGAAAGACTTTTCAGAATGAAATTTTTCAGTGAACCGTTAGGGTCATCTTCTCCAAGAGAAGCAACCTTAGAAGACAAAGGGAAATACGCAGCCTAACAGACAAATCCTACCAAGTGGTACCTGATGTCGTAAGACTTAAAGTCTTTGGTTAAAGAATGATGAGGATGAGATAAAAAGTAaatatgaggggccggcccggtggcgcaagcggttaagtgcgcgcgctccgctgcggcggcccggggttcgctggttcggatcccgggcgcgcaccgacgcactgcttggtaagccatgctgtggcggcgtcccatatgaagtggaggaagataggcacagatgttagcccagggccgtcttcctcagcaaaaaaagaggaggattggcggatgttagctcagggctgatctcctcaccaaaaaaaaaaaaaaaaaaaaaagtaaatatgtgacCCTTTCATGAAGACATTCCACAGCTATACTTTATTAGTAACTAGCATTTGTGAGAAACTGAAGCTACGTCTACACTAAATGGAAACATAACCAGGTAATTGTACTCACACCTTCCCTGAAACATTATAACTGTGTGCTATGAGAGTTAATTCCCAAAAATCTGGCATGAGGCTGAGCTGCTTTGCATGGCTCTGACCCCTGGTCAAGGCATGAAACGCTGATTAATAGCGTGCTGCTTTGTAATCCAAGATCTGAGAAGCTTCAGCGCAGTGTGCCAGCGTTGTTTATTGATAACAGCGAGACTAATGAGCTGCACCTGGTCTCAGCAAGACTCCTGGAGGGCTGGAGGGCTCTGCTGCGAGGCTGGTTACTTAGCAGGAAGATGCCTTCACGccagcaaaatataaaaaggcCCAGCTGAGATTCCATCTTGGATTCCCTGTTTCTGGTGCTCCCTGCATACATTAGTGGTTTCTGATTTGAGAAAGTGTGTCTTGCCAGGAccttgtgggggtgggggtgcagatGAGGGGGACAGTAGGAGCTCAGCTGGCCTCCCCAGACGCTTTGCTGTGAGATAGTCTTTGGCTGTGATGTACTTACTTTTAATGCCCTTGCTTTATTGTGTTCTTTACCTGTGATAAACTGTGGATTTGTAAGCATTGTCATTTTGAGTCCTGTAAGTTTTCTATAGCAATCCAACCTTGTTTAACTGCCACCATTATACATAATCACACATAATGGTGCACAGTGAAGTTtcttaatagaaatagaaaagccTGAAAATCTTTTACAATTGCTTCAAAGATATAAATCagagattaaaaaattattaattatagttTGGTTCAGACATTCTGTATTATTAGTTATCTGAATAAATAATACGAAGAACCAGATGAAAATTATATTGTCATTtctggttttgttctttttactAGTAAACATAAAATATGCATTTCACTCACACTCATtaagatggctactatcaaaaaaaaaacaaaatagtgttggtgaggatgtggagaaactggaacccttgtgcactgttggtaggaatgtatacagtgcagctgctatggaaaacagtatggcagttcctcaaaaaattaaaaatagaattaccatatgattcagcaatttctctttaggatatatacccaaaagaattgaaggcagggtctcgaagagatatttgtacaccatgttcatagcagcatcattcacaatagccaaaaggtggaagcagcccaagtgtaCATTGATGGAGGAGTGGAGAAACTAAATGTGATataaacatacaatggaatattattcagccttaaaaaggaaggacattctgacatGTACTACAACGTGGATAAACCTGGATAAAAAAGAggacaatatgctaagtgaaatacctagtgacaaaaagacaa belongs to Diceros bicornis minor isolate mBicDic1 chromosome 25, mDicBic1.mat.cur, whole genome shotgun sequence and includes:
- the RLIG1 gene encoding RNA ligase 1 isoform X2, with protein sequence MRRLGSVQRKMPCVFVTEVKEEPSSKREHQPFKVLATETISHKALDADIYSAIPTEKVDGTCCYVTTYKGQPYLWARLDRKPNKLAEKRFKNFLHSKQNSKEFFWNVEEDFKPVPECWIPAKEIEQLNGNPMPDENGHIPVNYEFELALVLKHHPDDPGLLEISTVPLSDLLEQTLELIGTNINGNPYGLGSKKHPLHLLIPHGAFQIRNLPSLKHNDLLSWFEGCREGKIEGIVWHCNDGCLIKVHRHHLGLRWPILDTYMNSKPVIINMNLNKYDYAFDTKCLFNHFLKIDNQKFGRLKDIILDV
- the RLIG1 gene encoding RNA ligase 1 isoform X3, with product MPFKVLATETISHKALDADIYSAIPTEKVDGTCCYVTTYKGQPYLWARLDRKPNKLAEKRFKNFLHSKQNSKEFFWNVEEDFKPVPECWIPAKEIEQLNGNPMPDENGHIPGWVPVEKNNKQYCWHSSVVNYEFELALVLKHHPDDPGLLEISTVPLSDLLEQTLELIGTNINGNPYGLGSKKHPLHLLIPHGAFQIRNLPSLKHNDLLSWFEGCREGKIEGIVWHCNDGCLIKVHRHHLGLRWPILDTYMNSKPVIINMNLNKYDYAFDTKCLFNHFLKIDNQKFGRLKDIILDV
- the RLIG1 gene encoding RNA ligase 1 isoform X1, encoding MRRLGSVQRKMPCVFVTEVKEEPSSKREHQPFKVLATETISHKALDADIYSAIPTEKVDGTCCYVTTYKGQPYLWARLDRKPNKLAEKRFKNFLHSKQNSKEFFWNVEEDFKPVPECWIPAKEIEQLNGNPMPDENGHIPGWVPVEKNNKQYCWHSSVVNYEFELALVLKHHPDDPGLLEISTVPLSDLLEQTLELIGTNINGNPYGLGSKKHPLHLLIPHGAFQIRNLPSLKHNDLLSWFEGCREGKIEGIVWHCNDGCLIKVHRHHLGLRWPILDTYMNSKPVIINMNLNKYDYAFDTKCLFNHFLKIDNQKFGRLKDIILDV